A region of Denticeps clupeoides chromosome 19, fDenClu1.1, whole genome shotgun sequence DNA encodes the following proteins:
- the LOC114768872 gene encoding desmoglein-3-like isoform X1, translating into MTSPVTMVTLLPGELATRRQTLEPHRQPAAMTRAAASAGLALLLSLSVWKVDSHAVASSLLHRQKREWIIPPLVLTENTDYRNKEFIAQIRSDLHTEPIFYRLSGVGADQHPINRFMVKRSSGYVRVTSILDREEIDQYNLTGYVEYADGSQAENPIELRIKVEDVNDNPPVFQPIRPVSVSEFSAAGTSIMTISATDADEPCNINSKIRYSITKQEPPSPKQMFEISPDGELLIRKPDLDRELYSMYKLTVQGADLYGAPGGKTSSVDVTVNLLDVNNNIPQLEKEQVWKVDTHAVASSLLHRQKREWIIPPRPLKENTDYRNDESIAQIRSDKNTETTVYKAPIFYRLTGMGADQHPINRFVVNRSSGLVKLTSILDREEIDQYNLTGYAEYADGSQAENPIELRIKVVDENDNPPVFQPIRPVSVSELSAAGTSIMTISATDADEPCNINSKIRYSITKQEPPSPKLMFEISPDGELRVKEPDLDRELYAMYKLTVQGADLYGAPGGKTSSADVTVNLLDVNDNVPQLEKEQYEGSVYENEKGVEVMRLKATDLDVDPANQELEYFLISGNEGGYFSMKTDPNTKEGILMLDKEVDFETMQNLNLGVGVKNKAPYHPSVLGGSAGTLNVGGGGGGAGGGGGGGGGGSSSGGGGGGGSSGGGGAGGGAGTGTGTGGGPGNGSTTWTASTWSGKTYPLKINVKDKPEGPSFDPKVKAIPISENIGQANLQNVIARYPAIDGDTKKPSENVRYAKGRDPDNWFTIDEKTAEIRLNKVPDRESPFLVNGTYMAEILCLTQDMPVQTATGTIAIQVEDFNDHCPELAAQTRSMCTAEDAIYVTAVDKDAPPNGAPFKFAVVPENTEGHWTVEHFNDTTTILRAHDVLWPGPYNVTLEISDQQGESCPDLQVLRVDACTCTDRGACKSELRESSAVRDGTRAVLGPAAIGLIFLGILALLLLPLLLLFCLCGTAGMVGAFTEMPFGTKEHLISYHTEGQGEDRDVPLLMSSAVDNGGMTECGMGMAGAGAGMGMGMGLMSTEGGFQESTAMGMGSMAMMGTMQNGLFHSRHDMSYGTAYDGMSLPDAFLQDYYFKKAAGAAEGGAPQKDALLVYDYEGQGSPAGSVGCCSLLESDSDLQFLDDLGPKFTTLAQICGGNRIDVAPKVLATPPPRPITPKQAPPVTVSMAAGTSTASTAAAPAPAASSSRMEKVVTMVNDQRMASLPSMHQHESVSVGVPTQTVLLQQQPLYYVMEPQMTNTVLLAERPSMGVGQNVFLMNGAHSGEGLILQGSAPAQATLGRADSMVLVGAGGAGGAGLSLGPGLLHTSNLSGSQLLLVDGGVGVGQGGTLQRAGTVGGAQGMVLLDAQGAARSVPPGNLQSGGGQGLVLLERPAVSVATQGSATMVTSTQSGIGGMRAPPSGGQGLVLLERPAVSVATQGSATMVTSTQSGIVGMRAPPSVKVNTLPTMQNVVLQEKKVVTSSTK; encoded by the exons ATGACGTCGCCGGTAACCATGGTCACCTTGCTGCCAGGTGAGCTCGCGACTCGCCGCCAGACGCTCGAGCCTCACAGACAACCGGCCGCCATGACGCGCGCTGCGGCGTCCGCGGGACTCGCGCTGCTGCTCAGCCTGTCG GTATGGAAGGTGGACAGCCATGCTGTGGCCTCTTCCTTGCTCCACAGACAGAAACGGGAGTGGATCATCCCTCCTCTAGTCCTGACGGAGAACACGGACTACAGAAATAAGGAATTCATTGCACAA ATCCGCTCAGACTTACATACGGAGCCGATATTTTATCGCCTGAGCGGAGTGGGTGCGGACCAGCATCCCATTAACCGCTTCATGGTCAAAAGAAGCTCTGGATATGTGAGGGTCACGTCCATCCTGGACCGTGAAGAAATTGACCAGTACAAT CTCACAGGATATGTAGAATATGCTGATGGATCACAGGCAGAGAATCCCATCGAGCTCCGCATTAAGGTCGAGGATGTGAATGACAACCCTCCAGTGTTCCAGCCCATCAGGCCTGTCTCCGTGAGCGAATTCTCCGCTGCAG GTACGTCCATCATGACGATTTCTGCCACTGACGCTGATGAACCATGCAACATAAACTCGAAAATCAGATACAGTATCACGAAACAGGAGCCTCCAAGTCCAAAGCAGATGTTTGAGATCTCTCCAGATGGAGAACTTCTCATCAGAAAGCCAGACCTGGACAGGGAG CTGTACTCCATGTACAAACTCACGGTCCAGGGGGCCGACCTGTACGGTGCGCCTGGTGGAAAAACGAGCTCGGTGGACGTCACCGTGAACCTGCTGGATGTGAACAACAACATCCCGCAGCTGGAGAAGGAGCAG GTATGGAAGGTGGACACCCATGCTGTGGCCTCTTCCTTGCTCCACAGACAGAAACGGGAGTGGATCATCCCTCCTCGACCCCTGAAGGAGAACACGGACTACAGAAATGACGAATCCATTGCTCAA ATCCGCTCAGACAAGAATACAGAAACAACTGTTTATAAGGCACCGATATTTTATCGCCTGACCGGAATGGGCGCGGACCAGCATCCCATTAACCGCTTCGTGGTCAACAGGAGCTCTGGGCTTGTGAAGCTCACATCCATCCTGGACCGTGAAGAAATTGACCAGTACAAT CTCACAGGATATGCAGAATACGCTGATGGATCACAGGCAGAGAATCCCATCGAGCTCCGCATTAAGGTCGTGGATGAGAATGACAACCCTCCAGTGTTCCAGCCCATCAGGCCTGTCTCCGTGAGCGAACTCTCCGCTGCAG GTACGTCCATCATGACGATTTCTGCCACTGACGCTGATGAACCATGCAACATAAACTCGAAAATCAGATACAGTATCACGAAACAGGAGCCTCCAAGTCCAAAGCTGATGTTTGAGATCTCTCCAGATGGAGAACTACGTGTCAAAGAGCCAGACCTGGACAGGGAG CTGTACGCCATGTACAAACTCACGGTCCAGGGGGCCGACCTGTACGGCGCGCCTGGTGGAAAAACGAGCTCGGCGGACGTCACCGTGAACCTGCTGGATGTGAACGACAACGTCCCACAGCTGGAGAAGGAGCAG TACGAGGGCAGCGTTTATGAAAACGAGAAgggggtggaggtgatgaggcTCAAAGCAACGGACCTCGACGTGGACCCGGCAAACCAGGAACTTGAATACTTCCTCATCTCAGGCAACGAAGGAGGGTACTTCAGCATGAAGACCGACCCCAACACCAAAGAGGGAATTTTAATGCTGGACAAG GAGGTGGATTTTGAAACCATGCAGAACCTGAATCTCGGAGTTGGGGTGAAAAACAAAGCTCCTTACCACCCCTCGGTGTTGGGCGGATCAGCAGGAACGCTGAatgtgggaggaggaggaggaggtgcaggtggaggaggaggaggaggaggaggaggcagcagcagtggtggtggtggtggtggtggtagtagtggtggaggaggagcaggtggtGGAGCCGGCACAGGCACTGGAACCGGTGGTGGTCCTGGAAACGGATCTACAACTTGGACTGCCAGCACCTGGTCCGGGAAAACCTATCCCTTAAAGATTAACGTGAAGGACAAGCCAGAGGGGCCAAGCTTTGACCCTAAAGTGAAAGCCATCCCCATCTCGGAGAACATTGGACAGGCGAACCTCCAAAACGTGATCGCACGCTACCCAGCCATCGATGGGGACACTAAAAAACCCTCCGAGAACGTGAG GTATGCCAAAGGTCGTGACCCTGATAACTGGTTCACAATTGATGAGAAGACGGCTGAAATTAGGCTGAACAAGGTCCCGGACCGAGAGTCTCCGTTCTTGGTGAATGGAACGTACATGGCTGAGATTCTGTGTCTGACTCAAG ACATGCCGGTACAGACAGCCACTGGCACCATCGCCATCCAGGTGGAGGACTTCAACGACCACTGTCCTGAGCTCGCCGCACAAACCAGAAGCATGTGCACCGCTGAAGATGCCATATACGTCACGGCTGTGGACAAGGACGCCCCGCCCAACGGAGCGCCTTTCAAATTCGCCGTCGTCCCCGAGAACACTGAGGGCCACTGGACCGTAGAACATTTTAACG ACACCACGACCATCTTGAGAGCCCATGACGTCTTGTGGCCGGGTCCCTACAATGTCACTCTCGAGATCAGTGACCAGCAGGGAGAGTCGTGTCCAGACCTGCAGGTCCTCAGAGTGGACGCCTGTACCTGTACAGATCGGGGCGCCTGCAAGAGCGAGCTGAGGGAATCCAGCGCTGTGAGGGACGGGACGAGAGCAGTGCTGGGCCCGGCCGCCATCGGCCTCATCTTCCTGGGCATTCTGGCGCTGCTGC TCCTGCCGCTGCTACTGCTGTTTTGTCTATGCGGGACGGCAGGAATGGTGGGAGCTTTCACCGAGATGCCATTCGGCACCAAGGAGCACCTGATCTCCTACCACACCGAGGGACAGGGCGAGGACCGG gACGTCCCTCTGCTGATGTCGTCTGCGGTAGACAATGGAGGAATGACAGAGTGTGGGATGGGAATGGCTGGGGCAGGGGCGGGAATGGGAATGGGAATGGGACTCATGTCAACAGAGGGAGGCTTCCAAGAATCCACCGCCATGGGAATGGGCTCCATGGCCATGATGGGCACGATGCAGAATGGCCTGTTCCACTCCAGGCATGACATGAGCTACGGCACAGCATACGACGGCATGTCTCTACCTGACGCCTTCCTGCAGGATTACTACTTCAAG AAAGCCGCCGGCGCAGCAGAGGGCGGCGCCCCTCAGAAAGACGCTCTGTTGGTGTACGATTACGAAGGCCAGGGCTCGCCGGCGGGATCTGTCGGCTGCTGCAGCCTCCTGGAGTCCGATAGCGACCTGCAGTTCCTCGATGACCTGGGGCCAAAGTTCACGACCCTCGCCCAGATCTGCGGAGGCAACCGGATCGACGTCGCCCCCAAGGTCCTGGCCACCCCGCCTCCCAGACCCATCACCCCAAAGCAGGCGCCCCCTGTCACAGTTTCCATGGCAGCCGGGACCAGCACCGCCAGCACCGCCGCAgctcctgctccagctgcttCATCATCACGCATGGAAAAGGTGGTCACCATGGTGAACGATCAGCGCATGGCCTCtctacccagcatgcaccagcACGAGAGCGTGAGCGTAGGCGTGCCCACTCAGAccgtcctgctgcagcagcagccgctCTACTACGTCATGGAGCCTCAGATGACCAACACCGTCCTGCTGGCCGAGAGGCCGTCCATGGGCGTCGGCCAGAACGTCTTCCTGATGAACGGAGCCCATTCCGGGGAGGGGCTGATCCTGCAGGGCTCCGCCCCGGCACAGGCCACCCTGGGCCGAGCGGATAGCATGGTGCTGGTTGGGgctggaggagcaggagggGCGGGGCTATCGCTGGGTCCTGGTCTCCTGCACACCAGCAACCTCTCTGGCTCGCAGCTTCTGCTGGTGGATGGCGGCGTGGGCGTGGGGCAGGGCGGGACCCTGCAGAGGGCAGGCACCGTGGGCGGGGCCCAGGGCATGGTGCTGCTGGATGCACAGGGAGCTGCAAGGTCGGTGCCACCGGGCAACCTACAGTCCGGCGGTGGGCAGGGCCTGGTCCTGCTGGAGCGGCCAGCGGTGTCGGTGGCCACTCAGGGGTCAGCCACCATGGTGACCTCCACGCAGAGCGGCATTGGGGGCATGAGAGCCCCGCCCAGCGGCGGGCAGGGCCTGGTCCTGCTGGAGCGGCCAGCGGTGTCGGTGGCCACTCAGGGGTCAGCCACCATGGTGACCTCCACGCAGAGCGGCATTGTGGGGATGAGAGCCCCGCCCTCAGTGAAAGTGAACACCCTGCCGACCATGCAGAACGTGGTCCTCCAGGAGAAGAAGGTGGTGACCAGCAGCACAAAGTAA
- the LOC114768872 gene encoding desmoglein-3-like isoform X2, whose amino-acid sequence MTRAAASAGLALLLSLSVWKVDSHAVASSLLHRQKREWIIPPLVLTENTDYRNKEFIAQIRSDLHTEPIFYRLSGVGADQHPINRFMVKRSSGYVRVTSILDREEIDQYNLTGYVEYADGSQAENPIELRIKVEDVNDNPPVFQPIRPVSVSEFSAAGTSIMTISATDADEPCNINSKIRYSITKQEPPSPKQMFEISPDGELLIRKPDLDRELYSMYKLTVQGADLYGAPGGKTSSVDVTVNLLDVNNNIPQLEKEQVWKVDTHAVASSLLHRQKREWIIPPRPLKENTDYRNDESIAQIRSDKNTETTVYKAPIFYRLTGMGADQHPINRFVVNRSSGLVKLTSILDREEIDQYNLTGYAEYADGSQAENPIELRIKVVDENDNPPVFQPIRPVSVSELSAAGTSIMTISATDADEPCNINSKIRYSITKQEPPSPKLMFEISPDGELRVKEPDLDRELYAMYKLTVQGADLYGAPGGKTSSADVTVNLLDVNDNVPQLEKEQYEGSVYENEKGVEVMRLKATDLDVDPANQELEYFLISGNEGGYFSMKTDPNTKEGILMLDKEVDFETMQNLNLGVGVKNKAPYHPSVLGGSAGTLNVGGGGGGAGGGGGGGGGGSSSGGGGGGGSSGGGGAGGGAGTGTGTGGGPGNGSTTWTASTWSGKTYPLKINVKDKPEGPSFDPKVKAIPISENIGQANLQNVIARYPAIDGDTKKPSENVRYAKGRDPDNWFTIDEKTAEIRLNKVPDRESPFLVNGTYMAEILCLTQDMPVQTATGTIAIQVEDFNDHCPELAAQTRSMCTAEDAIYVTAVDKDAPPNGAPFKFAVVPENTEGHWTVEHFNDTTTILRAHDVLWPGPYNVTLEISDQQGESCPDLQVLRVDACTCTDRGACKSELRESSAVRDGTRAVLGPAAIGLIFLGILALLLLPLLLLFCLCGTAGMVGAFTEMPFGTKEHLISYHTEGQGEDRDVPLLMSSAVDNGGMTECGMGMAGAGAGMGMGMGLMSTEGGFQESTAMGMGSMAMMGTMQNGLFHSRHDMSYGTAYDGMSLPDAFLQDYYFKKAAGAAEGGAPQKDALLVYDYEGQGSPAGSVGCCSLLESDSDLQFLDDLGPKFTTLAQICGGNRIDVAPKVLATPPPRPITPKQAPPVTVSMAAGTSTASTAAAPAPAASSSRMEKVVTMVNDQRMASLPSMHQHESVSVGVPTQTVLLQQQPLYYVMEPQMTNTVLLAERPSMGVGQNVFLMNGAHSGEGLILQGSAPAQATLGRADSMVLVGAGGAGGAGLSLGPGLLHTSNLSGSQLLLVDGGVGVGQGGTLQRAGTVGGAQGMVLLDAQGAARSVPPGNLQSGGGQGLVLLERPAVSVATQGSATMVTSTQSGIGGMRAPPSGGQGLVLLERPAVSVATQGSATMVTSTQSGIVGMRAPPSVKVNTLPTMQNVVLQEKKVVTSSTK is encoded by the exons ATGACGCGCGCTGCGGCGTCCGCGGGACTCGCGCTGCTGCTCAGCCTGTCG GTATGGAAGGTGGACAGCCATGCTGTGGCCTCTTCCTTGCTCCACAGACAGAAACGGGAGTGGATCATCCCTCCTCTAGTCCTGACGGAGAACACGGACTACAGAAATAAGGAATTCATTGCACAA ATCCGCTCAGACTTACATACGGAGCCGATATTTTATCGCCTGAGCGGAGTGGGTGCGGACCAGCATCCCATTAACCGCTTCATGGTCAAAAGAAGCTCTGGATATGTGAGGGTCACGTCCATCCTGGACCGTGAAGAAATTGACCAGTACAAT CTCACAGGATATGTAGAATATGCTGATGGATCACAGGCAGAGAATCCCATCGAGCTCCGCATTAAGGTCGAGGATGTGAATGACAACCCTCCAGTGTTCCAGCCCATCAGGCCTGTCTCCGTGAGCGAATTCTCCGCTGCAG GTACGTCCATCATGACGATTTCTGCCACTGACGCTGATGAACCATGCAACATAAACTCGAAAATCAGATACAGTATCACGAAACAGGAGCCTCCAAGTCCAAAGCAGATGTTTGAGATCTCTCCAGATGGAGAACTTCTCATCAGAAAGCCAGACCTGGACAGGGAG CTGTACTCCATGTACAAACTCACGGTCCAGGGGGCCGACCTGTACGGTGCGCCTGGTGGAAAAACGAGCTCGGTGGACGTCACCGTGAACCTGCTGGATGTGAACAACAACATCCCGCAGCTGGAGAAGGAGCAG GTATGGAAGGTGGACACCCATGCTGTGGCCTCTTCCTTGCTCCACAGACAGAAACGGGAGTGGATCATCCCTCCTCGACCCCTGAAGGAGAACACGGACTACAGAAATGACGAATCCATTGCTCAA ATCCGCTCAGACAAGAATACAGAAACAACTGTTTATAAGGCACCGATATTTTATCGCCTGACCGGAATGGGCGCGGACCAGCATCCCATTAACCGCTTCGTGGTCAACAGGAGCTCTGGGCTTGTGAAGCTCACATCCATCCTGGACCGTGAAGAAATTGACCAGTACAAT CTCACAGGATATGCAGAATACGCTGATGGATCACAGGCAGAGAATCCCATCGAGCTCCGCATTAAGGTCGTGGATGAGAATGACAACCCTCCAGTGTTCCAGCCCATCAGGCCTGTCTCCGTGAGCGAACTCTCCGCTGCAG GTACGTCCATCATGACGATTTCTGCCACTGACGCTGATGAACCATGCAACATAAACTCGAAAATCAGATACAGTATCACGAAACAGGAGCCTCCAAGTCCAAAGCTGATGTTTGAGATCTCTCCAGATGGAGAACTACGTGTCAAAGAGCCAGACCTGGACAGGGAG CTGTACGCCATGTACAAACTCACGGTCCAGGGGGCCGACCTGTACGGCGCGCCTGGTGGAAAAACGAGCTCGGCGGACGTCACCGTGAACCTGCTGGATGTGAACGACAACGTCCCACAGCTGGAGAAGGAGCAG TACGAGGGCAGCGTTTATGAAAACGAGAAgggggtggaggtgatgaggcTCAAAGCAACGGACCTCGACGTGGACCCGGCAAACCAGGAACTTGAATACTTCCTCATCTCAGGCAACGAAGGAGGGTACTTCAGCATGAAGACCGACCCCAACACCAAAGAGGGAATTTTAATGCTGGACAAG GAGGTGGATTTTGAAACCATGCAGAACCTGAATCTCGGAGTTGGGGTGAAAAACAAAGCTCCTTACCACCCCTCGGTGTTGGGCGGATCAGCAGGAACGCTGAatgtgggaggaggaggaggaggtgcaggtggaggaggaggaggaggaggaggaggcagcagcagtggtggtggtggtggtggtggtagtagtggtggaggaggagcaggtggtGGAGCCGGCACAGGCACTGGAACCGGTGGTGGTCCTGGAAACGGATCTACAACTTGGACTGCCAGCACCTGGTCCGGGAAAACCTATCCCTTAAAGATTAACGTGAAGGACAAGCCAGAGGGGCCAAGCTTTGACCCTAAAGTGAAAGCCATCCCCATCTCGGAGAACATTGGACAGGCGAACCTCCAAAACGTGATCGCACGCTACCCAGCCATCGATGGGGACACTAAAAAACCCTCCGAGAACGTGAG GTATGCCAAAGGTCGTGACCCTGATAACTGGTTCACAATTGATGAGAAGACGGCTGAAATTAGGCTGAACAAGGTCCCGGACCGAGAGTCTCCGTTCTTGGTGAATGGAACGTACATGGCTGAGATTCTGTGTCTGACTCAAG ACATGCCGGTACAGACAGCCACTGGCACCATCGCCATCCAGGTGGAGGACTTCAACGACCACTGTCCTGAGCTCGCCGCACAAACCAGAAGCATGTGCACCGCTGAAGATGCCATATACGTCACGGCTGTGGACAAGGACGCCCCGCCCAACGGAGCGCCTTTCAAATTCGCCGTCGTCCCCGAGAACACTGAGGGCCACTGGACCGTAGAACATTTTAACG ACACCACGACCATCTTGAGAGCCCATGACGTCTTGTGGCCGGGTCCCTACAATGTCACTCTCGAGATCAGTGACCAGCAGGGAGAGTCGTGTCCAGACCTGCAGGTCCTCAGAGTGGACGCCTGTACCTGTACAGATCGGGGCGCCTGCAAGAGCGAGCTGAGGGAATCCAGCGCTGTGAGGGACGGGACGAGAGCAGTGCTGGGCCCGGCCGCCATCGGCCTCATCTTCCTGGGCATTCTGGCGCTGCTGC TCCTGCCGCTGCTACTGCTGTTTTGTCTATGCGGGACGGCAGGAATGGTGGGAGCTTTCACCGAGATGCCATTCGGCACCAAGGAGCACCTGATCTCCTACCACACCGAGGGACAGGGCGAGGACCGG gACGTCCCTCTGCTGATGTCGTCTGCGGTAGACAATGGAGGAATGACAGAGTGTGGGATGGGAATGGCTGGGGCAGGGGCGGGAATGGGAATGGGAATGGGACTCATGTCAACAGAGGGAGGCTTCCAAGAATCCACCGCCATGGGAATGGGCTCCATGGCCATGATGGGCACGATGCAGAATGGCCTGTTCCACTCCAGGCATGACATGAGCTACGGCACAGCATACGACGGCATGTCTCTACCTGACGCCTTCCTGCAGGATTACTACTTCAAG AAAGCCGCCGGCGCAGCAGAGGGCGGCGCCCCTCAGAAAGACGCTCTGTTGGTGTACGATTACGAAGGCCAGGGCTCGCCGGCGGGATCTGTCGGCTGCTGCAGCCTCCTGGAGTCCGATAGCGACCTGCAGTTCCTCGATGACCTGGGGCCAAAGTTCACGACCCTCGCCCAGATCTGCGGAGGCAACCGGATCGACGTCGCCCCCAAGGTCCTGGCCACCCCGCCTCCCAGACCCATCACCCCAAAGCAGGCGCCCCCTGTCACAGTTTCCATGGCAGCCGGGACCAGCACCGCCAGCACCGCCGCAgctcctgctccagctgcttCATCATCACGCATGGAAAAGGTGGTCACCATGGTGAACGATCAGCGCATGGCCTCtctacccagcatgcaccagcACGAGAGCGTGAGCGTAGGCGTGCCCACTCAGAccgtcctgctgcagcagcagccgctCTACTACGTCATGGAGCCTCAGATGACCAACACCGTCCTGCTGGCCGAGAGGCCGTCCATGGGCGTCGGCCAGAACGTCTTCCTGATGAACGGAGCCCATTCCGGGGAGGGGCTGATCCTGCAGGGCTCCGCCCCGGCACAGGCCACCCTGGGCCGAGCGGATAGCATGGTGCTGGTTGGGgctggaggagcaggagggGCGGGGCTATCGCTGGGTCCTGGTCTCCTGCACACCAGCAACCTCTCTGGCTCGCAGCTTCTGCTGGTGGATGGCGGCGTGGGCGTGGGGCAGGGCGGGACCCTGCAGAGGGCAGGCACCGTGGGCGGGGCCCAGGGCATGGTGCTGCTGGATGCACAGGGAGCTGCAAGGTCGGTGCCACCGGGCAACCTACAGTCCGGCGGTGGGCAGGGCCTGGTCCTGCTGGAGCGGCCAGCGGTGTCGGTGGCCACTCAGGGGTCAGCCACCATGGTGACCTCCACGCAGAGCGGCATTGGGGGCATGAGAGCCCCGCCCAGCGGCGGGCAGGGCCTGGTCCTGCTGGAGCGGCCAGCGGTGTCGGTGGCCACTCAGGGGTCAGCCACCATGGTGACCTCCACGCAGAGCGGCATTGTGGGGATGAGAGCCCCGCCCTCAGTGAAAGTGAACACCCTGCCGACCATGCAGAACGTGGTCCTCCAGGAGAAGAAGGTGGTGACCAGCAGCACAAAGTAA